Proteins from one Pseudarthrobacter sp. BIM B-2242 genomic window:
- a CDS encoding NAD(P)-dependent oxidoreductase yields MRVLVTGASGLLGGEVARLLVLQGHSVTTFQRRPSGVDGVTDLTGSVSDDDAVRRAVAGNDGVIHLAAKVSFTGRPADFDEVNVEGTRRLLRAACEAGVRNLVFVSSPSVANSGHAIAGLGAEPGDPARAHGDYSRTKAEAELLALAADSPDLRVAAVRPHIVWGPGDTQLVERVLARAACGRLPLLDAGAALIDTTYVDNAASAIVAALHRMEHVHGRAVVVSNGEPRPVGELLAGICAAGGVPAPSWRVPGKLARAAGSVVEKAWLLAGREEEPPMTRFLAEQLSTAHWFDQRETRELLDWTPAVSLDEGLARLAEHYGSP; encoded by the coding sequence ATGAGGGTCCTTGTTACCGGTGCAAGCGGCCTGCTCGGAGGAGAGGTGGCGCGTCTGCTGGTGCTGCAGGGACACAGCGTCACCACATTCCAGCGCCGGCCTTCGGGTGTGGACGGCGTAACGGACCTCACCGGCTCCGTGTCGGACGACGACGCCGTCCGCCGGGCAGTAGCCGGCAACGACGGAGTCATCCACCTGGCCGCGAAGGTTTCCTTCACCGGCCGCCCTGCAGACTTCGATGAGGTCAATGTGGAGGGGACGCGCCGCCTGCTGCGGGCCGCCTGTGAGGCCGGCGTGCGGAATCTGGTGTTCGTTTCGTCCCCGTCCGTGGCAAACTCAGGACACGCCATCGCCGGGCTCGGGGCCGAGCCCGGCGACCCGGCCCGGGCACACGGCGACTACTCCCGCACCAAAGCTGAAGCCGAGCTGCTCGCCCTGGCAGCGGACTCACCGGACCTTCGGGTCGCGGCGGTGCGCCCGCACATCGTCTGGGGCCCCGGTGACACGCAGCTGGTGGAACGCGTGCTGGCGCGTGCGGCCTGCGGCCGCCTGCCGCTGCTCGACGCCGGTGCTGCCCTGATCGACACCACGTACGTGGACAATGCCGCCTCGGCCATCGTCGCCGCGCTGCACCGCATGGAGCACGTCCATGGCCGGGCGGTGGTCGTCAGCAACGGCGAACCCCGGCCGGTCGGTGAACTGCTGGCGGGCATCTGCGCCGCGGGCGGAGTGCCGGCGCCATCGTGGCGAGTGCCAGGCAAACTCGCGCGGGCGGCAGGATCAGTGGTGGAAAAGGCATGGCTCCTGGCCGGCCGGGAAGAGGAACCGCCCATGACCAGGTTCCTCGCCGAGCAGCTCTCCACCGCGCACTGGTTCGACCAGCGCGAGACCCGCGAACTCCTTGACTGGACGCCCGCCGTGTCCCTGGACGAAGGCCTGGCGCGGCTGGCCGAACACTACGGTTCGCCGTAG
- a CDS encoding DUF177 domain-containing protein, with product MAFDVKDLGRSPGSMRTLKEHVPAPSDLGVALIGVQEGSDIELDLRLEAVHEGILVSGTAVAEVTGECGRCLDPLAYDLEVNVQELFFYEGVVLSDEEDEEEQRRVEHDLIDLEPVLRDAVITMLPFQPVCREDCQGLCSECGVRLEDEPGHHHEVVDPRWAALADLAKPDRQN from the coding sequence TTGGCGTTCGACGTCAAGGATCTCGGGCGCAGCCCGGGCAGCATGCGGACACTGAAGGAACATGTACCCGCACCAAGTGACCTTGGTGTGGCACTTATTGGCGTTCAGGAAGGCTCGGATATCGAGCTGGATCTGAGGCTTGAGGCCGTACACGAAGGAATTCTGGTATCAGGAACCGCGGTCGCCGAAGTTACTGGCGAATGCGGCCGATGCCTGGATCCCCTTGCGTATGACCTTGAGGTCAATGTGCAAGAACTTTTCTTCTACGAGGGCGTTGTGCTTTCGGATGAGGAAGACGAAGAAGAGCAACGTCGAGTCGAGCACGATCTGATCGATCTTGAGCCGGTGTTGCGGGACGCAGTCATAACCATGCTGCCGTTCCAGCCGGTGTGCCGGGAAGACTGCCAGGGCCTTTGCTCCGAATGCGGAGTTCGCCTGGAAGACGAGCCGGGGCATCACCACGAGGTCGTTGATCCTCGCTGGGCTGCCCTAGCTGACTTGGCTAAGCCTGACCGGCAAAACTGA
- the rpmF gene encoding 50S ribosomal protein L32, translated as MAVPKRKMSRSNTRARRSQWKATAPHLVKTVENGQVVYSLPHQAKVVTDSAGTALFLEYKGRKVADV; from the coding sequence GTGGCTGTCCCGAAGCGGAAAATGTCTCGCTCGAATACCCGCGCCCGCCGCTCCCAGTGGAAGGCAACCGCCCCCCACCTGGTGAAGACCGTAGAGAACGGCCAGGTTGTTTACAGCCTGCCGCACCAGGCAAAGGTCGTTACCGACTCCGCTGGCACTGCGCTGTTCCTTGAGTACAAGGGCCGCAAGGTCGCAGACGTCTAA
- a CDS encoding spermidine synthase, translating into MADARSARSARFLRTTGQHAAIEPDAFTAGAYVLRIGGAEQSHVNVAHPEEIFYEYLRRIGHVVDLAAPPGQPITALHLGAGALTLARYIQATRPGSVQYAVELERELLDFVLQQLPLPEGTVLHTVIGDARDALAELAPDLKFDVVILDIFSGPDAPAHIACAEFYQEAAARLSPWGVLIVNVGDEPGLTLVRSQITAMRRAMTAVAAFAETGMFAGRYPGNIILTGTQAPWPEGWTAELTARGPHPAKVLAGVDLDVLAG; encoded by the coding sequence ATGGCCGACGCCCGCAGTGCACGGTCGGCCCGGTTCCTCCGGACCACCGGACAACACGCGGCAATTGAGCCGGATGCCTTCACGGCGGGCGCCTATGTTCTGAGGATCGGCGGCGCCGAGCAGTCCCACGTGAACGTTGCCCACCCGGAAGAGATCTTCTACGAGTACCTGCGCCGGATCGGCCACGTGGTGGACCTTGCCGCTCCCCCGGGACAGCCGATCACAGCGCTGCATCTTGGCGCCGGTGCCCTCACCCTGGCGCGGTACATCCAGGCGACACGGCCCGGTTCTGTCCAGTACGCCGTGGAGCTGGAGCGCGAGCTCCTCGATTTTGTCCTCCAGCAACTCCCGCTGCCCGAAGGAACCGTACTGCACACCGTCATCGGCGATGCCCGCGATGCCCTGGCGGAGCTGGCTCCGGACCTTAAATTCGACGTCGTTATCCTGGATATTTTCTCCGGACCGGACGCCCCGGCCCACATCGCCTGTGCGGAGTTTTACCAGGAAGCCGCTGCACGGCTCAGTCCCTGGGGCGTCCTGATAGTCAACGTCGGCGACGAGCCGGGCCTCACGCTGGTCCGCAGCCAGATAACCGCGATGCGCCGTGCCATGACGGCCGTGGCTGCGTTCGCGGAAACCGGCATGTTCGCCGGCCGCTACCCAGGCAACATCATCCTGACCGGCACGCAGGCTCCGTGGCCCGAGGGCTGGACCGCCGAGCTGACAGCACGCGGCCCGCACCCGGCGAAGGTGCTTGCCGGTGTGGACCTGGACGTCCTGGCCGGCTGA
- a CDS encoding alpha/beta fold hydrolase yields the protein MVAAGWPGVDPEWSREIDVVSTSAADVPGTVRRWHVLDNGPQLSRRGMAPACTLLCVHGNPTWSFLWRTLLAAGTDAAGSGAAGSGAARPWRVVAVDQLDMGFSERTGTLRRLADRINDLGDITTALDLDGPVITVGHDWGGVISLGWALAHPRQLAGVVLTNTAVHQPAGSPVPPALRLALHPAVHRWGTTTSDAFLRVTHALAHPPLAADVRSAFMAPYRGADRRAGVGNFVADIPADPSHPSFPALTRVAEGLRGLDVPALMLWGPRDPIFSDRYLKDLIGRLPHAKVHRFEGAGHLVAEDRDIAAPIFEWLAGLSPDSEPDLQRADVLPGSPLPADNASEGTALGNTALDTTALEGSRGTHQADAGVPTLWAPLIRQATGDRGGDTAVAEMGANGGVSRSLTWRELEHNIGVLAAGLRDAGVRHGSRVSLMVPPGVDLTVVLYACLRLGAVVVVADAGLGTRGLSRAVKGATPDFLIGIDKALAAASVLGWPGRRISVRDLPAARRRLLHVETSLTALTRHGSSLSQVPPADVPAPYAAPGQDAPAAVLFTSGSTGPAKGVVYTHRQLAAMRDTLAATLGIRPGARLVAGFAPFALLGPALGAVSVTPAMDVTAPRTLTATALADAAAAIDASVVFASPAALRNVLATKDGLSPAGHEALGRVELLLSAGAPVPEPLLAQVQKLLPQASLHTPYGMTEALPVTDISLEEIRVAEADAARGTMAGAGNGVCVGRPVHGASVAVIPLAADGSAPGNHPATEAGVTGEILVSAPHVKDAYDRLWLTQSESVRTAGWHRTGDVGHFDAAGRLWVEGRLAHLVTAPGSVVTPVGAEQAIEQLDDVGLAAVVGVGPAGTQAVVAVVETVPPVRRAGPAAPQLAGRVREAARQAGVAVAAVLTVPSQPTDIRHNAKIDRTRLSRWASKVLAGGRPGRP from the coding sequence TTGGTAGCCGCCGGCTGGCCGGGCGTGGACCCGGAGTGGTCCCGCGAGATCGATGTGGTTTCCACCTCCGCCGCCGATGTCCCTGGAACTGTGCGCCGCTGGCATGTGCTCGACAACGGGCCACAGCTCTCCCGCCGCGGCATGGCTCCCGCCTGCACCCTGCTGTGCGTGCACGGCAATCCGACGTGGTCCTTCCTGTGGCGCACGCTGCTGGCCGCCGGGACCGACGCCGCCGGATCCGGTGCCGCCGGATCCGGTGCCGCCCGCCCGTGGCGGGTGGTGGCCGTGGACCAGCTGGACATGGGCTTCTCCGAGCGCACCGGCACCTTGCGTCGCCTGGCGGACCGGATCAACGATCTGGGCGACATCACCACGGCGCTGGACCTGGACGGACCCGTTATCACCGTCGGCCATGACTGGGGCGGCGTCATCAGCCTCGGCTGGGCGCTGGCGCATCCCCGCCAACTCGCCGGCGTGGTCCTCACAAACACCGCTGTCCACCAACCGGCCGGCTCCCCCGTCCCGCCGGCCCTGCGGCTTGCCCTCCACCCTGCCGTGCACCGCTGGGGAACAACGACGTCGGACGCGTTTCTGCGGGTCACTCATGCGTTGGCCCATCCTCCGCTGGCAGCTGATGTCCGCAGTGCGTTCATGGCCCCCTACCGCGGTGCGGACCGCCGCGCCGGCGTCGGAAACTTCGTCGCAGACATTCCGGCGGACCCGTCCCACCCCAGCTTCCCGGCACTCACCCGCGTCGCCGAGGGGCTGCGCGGGCTGGACGTTCCGGCCCTGATGCTCTGGGGCCCGCGGGACCCGATCTTCTCGGACCGGTACCTCAAGGACCTCATCGGCCGGCTCCCCCATGCCAAGGTGCACCGCTTCGAAGGGGCCGGCCACCTCGTCGCCGAAGACCGGGACATCGCCGCGCCCATTTTCGAATGGCTTGCCGGGCTCAGCCCGGACAGCGAACCCGACCTGCAACGTGCAGATGTCCTGCCCGGCAGCCCGTTGCCGGCGGACAACGCGTCGGAGGGCACCGCCCTGGGTAACACAGCCCTGGATACCACAGCGTTGGAGGGCAGCCGCGGGACCCACCAGGCGGATGCCGGTGTCCCCACACTCTGGGCGCCGCTCATCCGGCAGGCAACCGGCGACCGCGGCGGGGACACCGCCGTCGCGGAAATGGGCGCGAACGGGGGCGTCTCCCGCTCGCTCACCTGGCGGGAGCTGGAACACAACATCGGCGTCCTCGCGGCGGGCCTCCGGGATGCGGGCGTAAGGCATGGCAGCCGCGTGAGCCTGATGGTCCCGCCGGGCGTGGACCTGACCGTGGTGCTCTACGCCTGCCTGCGCCTCGGCGCGGTGGTGGTTGTGGCCGACGCCGGGCTCGGCACGCGGGGCCTGAGCCGTGCCGTGAAGGGAGCCACCCCCGATTTCCTCATCGGCATCGATAAGGCGCTGGCCGCTGCCTCGGTGCTTGGCTGGCCCGGCCGGCGCATCAGTGTGCGGGACCTGCCGGCTGCCCGCCGCCGCCTCCTCCACGTCGAAACCTCCCTCACCGCCCTCACCCGCCACGGCAGCAGCCTCAGCCAGGTGCCGCCGGCGGACGTCCCTGCTCCGTACGCGGCTCCGGGCCAGGACGCCCCTGCTGCGGTCCTCTTCACCTCGGGCTCCACCGGTCCTGCCAAAGGGGTGGTGTACACGCACCGGCAGCTTGCCGCGATGCGGGACACCCTGGCCGCGACACTGGGGATCCGGCCGGGAGCACGGCTGGTGGCGGGCTTCGCCCCGTTTGCGCTGCTGGGGCCGGCCCTCGGAGCTGTTTCGGTGACGCCCGCCATGGACGTCACGGCACCCCGCACCCTGACCGCCACCGCACTGGCGGACGCCGCCGCGGCCATTGACGCCAGCGTAGTCTTCGCCTCGCCCGCCGCCCTGCGAAACGTCCTGGCTACAAAGGACGGCCTGAGCCCTGCCGGGCACGAAGCACTGGGGCGCGTTGAACTTCTGCTCTCCGCCGGCGCTCCCGTCCCTGAGCCCCTCCTCGCGCAGGTGCAAAAGCTGCTGCCGCAGGCCTCGCTGCACACCCCCTACGGCATGACCGAGGCGCTGCCCGTCACGGACATCAGCCTCGAAGAGATCCGCGTTGCCGAAGCTGACGCCGCAAGAGGGACCATGGCAGGAGCCGGCAACGGGGTGTGTGTGGGCCGGCCGGTGCACGGCGCCAGCGTAGCCGTCATCCCGCTCGCCGCGGACGGCAGCGCCCCCGGGAACCACCCGGCCACAGAAGCTGGCGTGACCGGGGAAATCCTCGTCAGCGCTCCGCATGTGAAGGACGCCTATGACAGGCTTTGGCTTACGCAAAGCGAAAGCGTCCGCACGGCCGGCTGGCACCGCACCGGCGACGTTGGGCACTTCGATGCCGCGGGCCGGCTCTGGGTGGAAGGGCGCCTGGCTCACCTCGTCACGGCGCCGGGTTCTGTGGTGACGCCCGTGGGCGCCGAGCAGGCCATTGAACAGCTGGACGACGTCGGGCTGGCCGCAGTGGTGGGGGTCGGTCCCGCAGGGACACAGGCCGTCGTCGCCGTCGTCGAGACTGTGCCTCCTGTCCGCCGGGCGGGCCCGGCCGCCCCGCAGCTCGCCGGGCGGGTCCGGGAGGCAGCCCGCCAGGCCGGGGTTGCTGTGGCTGCCGTGCTCACTGTGCCTTCCCAGCCCACCGATATCCGCCACAACGCCAAAATTGACCGGACCCGCCTCTCCCGCTGGGCGTCGAAAGTGCTGGCCGGCGGCCGGCCGGGCAGGCCATGA
- the rnc gene encoding ribonuclease III, translated as MSSTEELLKRLGVSIDAGTLRLALTHRSYAYENGGIPTNERLEFLGDSILGFSVTDALYRDNPTLPEGDLAKRRSAVVSTRALAGIGRSLGIGDYIYLGQGEKLTEGKNKASILADTMEALIGATYVSNDIETARQLVMRLVGPLLKDAAALGAGTDWKTSIQELAASRQLGTIFYAVEGAGPDHARTFKAVLNIGGKPYGNGSGHSKKEAEQEAAADAWRALSETRTSAAAAGPAESAPGA; from the coding sequence ATGTCTTCAACTGAAGAGCTTCTGAAGCGTCTCGGTGTCTCTATTGACGCCGGGACGCTTCGTCTTGCTCTGACACACCGTTCCTACGCCTACGAAAACGGCGGCATTCCCACGAACGAGCGCCTCGAGTTCCTCGGCGATTCCATCCTGGGCTTCTCTGTCACGGACGCCCTGTACCGGGACAATCCCACGTTGCCCGAAGGTGATCTGGCCAAGCGCCGTTCCGCGGTGGTCAGTACGCGTGCCCTTGCCGGTATCGGCCGGAGCCTCGGCATCGGGGACTACATCTACCTTGGGCAGGGTGAAAAGCTCACCGAGGGCAAGAACAAGGCCTCCATTCTGGCGGACACCATGGAAGCGCTCATCGGGGCCACCTATGTGTCCAACGATATCGAGACCGCCCGCCAGCTGGTCATGCGCCTGGTTGGCCCGCTCCTGAAGGACGCGGCCGCTTTGGGCGCCGGGACCGACTGGAAGACCAGCATCCAGGAACTGGCCGCCAGCCGGCAGCTCGGCACTATTTTCTATGCTGTTGAGGGAGCCGGTCCGGACCACGCCCGTACGTTCAAAGCTGTCCTGAATATCGGCGGCAAGCCGTACGGCAATGGCTCCGGCCACTCCAAGAAGGAAGCCGAGCAGGAAGCTGCCGCGGACGCCTGGCGTGCTCTTTCCGAAACCAGGACATCAGCTGCGGCGGCCGGACCGGCTGAGTCCGCTCCCGGCGCCTAG
- a CDS encoding aminotransferase class I/II-fold pyridoxal phosphate-dependent enzyme, producing the protein MHPPRELSLPAARAPWQRTAAGANLLGPAGQLGVTIFEEMTTLAVQTGAINLGQGFPDEDGPAEIKAAAMAAIAAGANQYAPGKGILELREAVAVHQARFYGLTPDPQTGVIVTTGATEAIAAALLAFVGPGDEVLTFEPFYDSYGAVIGLAGATHTTAPLLAPDFHPDLAALEAAFTDRTRVVLLNNPHNPTGAVFPRQVLERIVELARKHDCLIITDEVYEHLTFGAGHIPVATLPGAADRTLTISSAGKTFSFTGWKIGWLTGPEHLVAAVRTVKQFLTYSSGTPFQAAIASGLALPDEFYEGISATLRNKRDILSEGLRAAGFDVFTPQGTYFVNVDTAPLGIADSVDLARRLPALVGVAAIPVPVFCHPEGAERTRSLLRFAFCKKIEVLEEAADRLATLSGRL; encoded by the coding sequence ATGCATCCACCACGGGAACTTTCGCTGCCCGCCGCACGGGCTCCCTGGCAGCGCACCGCGGCCGGCGCCAACCTCCTGGGACCTGCCGGCCAACTGGGCGTCACCATCTTCGAAGAGATGACCACCCTGGCCGTGCAGACCGGCGCCATCAACCTGGGGCAGGGCTTCCCGGATGAGGACGGCCCCGCGGAAATCAAGGCCGCAGCCATGGCCGCCATCGCGGCGGGGGCCAACCAGTACGCGCCCGGCAAGGGCATCCTGGAACTGCGCGAAGCTGTTGCCGTCCACCAGGCCCGGTTTTACGGCTTGACCCCGGACCCGCAGACCGGGGTCATCGTTACCACTGGTGCTACCGAGGCCATCGCGGCTGCCCTGCTGGCCTTTGTGGGGCCGGGCGATGAGGTGCTGACGTTCGAGCCGTTCTACGACTCGTACGGCGCTGTCATCGGACTGGCCGGCGCCACCCACACCACAGCACCGCTGCTGGCTCCCGACTTTCACCCGGACCTGGCAGCCCTGGAGGCTGCCTTCACCGACCGGACGCGGGTGGTGCTTTTGAACAACCCCCATAATCCCACCGGCGCCGTCTTCCCGCGCCAGGTACTTGAGCGCATCGTCGAGCTCGCCCGCAAACATGACTGCCTGATCATCACCGATGAGGTGTACGAGCACCTGACCTTCGGCGCCGGGCACATACCGGTAGCCACCCTGCCCGGAGCCGCCGACAGGACGCTCACCATCTCCTCGGCAGGCAAGACCTTTTCCTTTACCGGCTGGAAGATCGGCTGGCTGACCGGCCCCGAACACCTTGTGGCCGCCGTCCGCACGGTCAAGCAGTTCCTGACCTACAGCTCCGGCACGCCGTTCCAGGCCGCGATCGCGTCGGGGCTGGCGCTGCCGGATGAGTTCTACGAGGGCATTTCAGCCACGCTGCGGAACAAGCGGGACATTCTGAGCGAAGGCCTCCGTGCGGCCGGCTTCGACGTCTTCACCCCGCAGGGCACCTATTTCGTCAACGTGGATACCGCTCCCCTTGGCATTGCCGACTCCGTGGACCTTGCCCGCCGGCTTCCCGCGCTGGTGGGAGTCGCAGCCATCCCCGTCCCGGTGTTCTGCCATCCGGAAGGGGCGGAACGGACGCGCAGCCTGCTCAGGTTCGCATTCTGCAAGAAGATTGAGGTCCTTGAGGAAGCCGCCGACCGCCTGGCCACCCTCAGCGGAAGGCTGTGA
- the coaD gene encoding pantetheine-phosphate adenylyltransferase has protein sequence MRRAVCPGSFDPIHNGHLEVIARAAGLFDEVIVAVSTNYAKQYRFSLGDRIDMARETLASLKGIVVEPVGEGLLAEYCRQRGVSAIVKGLRSSSDFDYELPMATMNRQLSGVETVFLPAEAHYLHLSSTLIKEVAGLGGSVSDYVPRSVQKRMFPGEPSSGQSARG, from the coding sequence ATGAGACGCGCTGTCTGCCCCGGTTCCTTTGACCCTATCCACAACGGTCATCTTGAGGTCATTGCCCGTGCTGCGGGCCTGTTTGACGAAGTTATTGTGGCTGTTTCCACCAACTACGCCAAGCAGTACAGGTTCAGCCTGGGAGACCGCATCGATATGGCGCGGGAGACCCTGGCATCCCTGAAAGGGATCGTGGTGGAACCCGTAGGGGAAGGCCTCCTGGCCGAATACTGCCGCCAGCGCGGGGTCTCTGCCATTGTCAAAGGCCTCCGCTCGTCGTCGGACTTCGATTACGAACTTCCGATGGCCACCATGAACCGCCAGCTCAGCGGGGTGGAAACGGTGTTCCTGCCCGCGGAGGCGCATTACCTCCACTTGTCATCGACGCTCATCAAGGAAGTGGCCGGCCTGGGCGGCAGCGTCTCCGATTACGTGCCGCGTTCAGTGCAAAAACGGATGTTCCCGGGCGAGCCTTCGTCGGGTCAGTCCGCAAGGGGGTAG
- the mutM gene encoding bifunctional DNA-formamidopyrimidine glycosylase/DNA-(apurinic or apyrimidinic site) lyase produces the protein MPELPEVEVVRRGLVSWLRGRTITSVDVLDPRSLRRHALGVEDFIGNLEGTTVADVVRRGKFLWMPLREGLSSSPAGSTPGGTAPAVALMAHLGMSGQLLMQDPSVPDEKHLKVRLRLSQSEGMPDQLRFVDQRIFGGLFVTAMIPTDDGGPGGLAESPLPLIAEEAAHIARDPLDPAFSFDLFYARLRKRRTGLKRALLDQGLVSGIGNIYADEALWRACLHYARPTDKLRRADAERVLASAREVMLDALAAGGTSFDSLYVNVNGASGYFDRSLNAYGREGQPCHRCAAVGITSLIRREQFMNRSSYTCPVCQPRPRNGRW, from the coding sequence TTGCCCGAACTGCCTGAAGTCGAAGTGGTCCGCCGCGGCCTGGTGAGCTGGCTCCGCGGCCGGACCATCACGTCCGTGGACGTCCTGGACCCGCGTTCCCTCCGCCGCCATGCCCTGGGGGTTGAGGACTTCATCGGCAACCTCGAAGGCACCACGGTGGCGGATGTGGTGCGGCGCGGAAAGTTCCTGTGGATGCCGCTGCGCGAGGGCCTTTCGTCGTCGCCGGCCGGAAGCACCCCGGGAGGAACTGCGCCTGCCGTGGCCCTCATGGCGCACCTGGGCATGAGCGGACAGCTGCTGATGCAGGATCCGTCGGTACCGGACGAAAAGCACCTGAAAGTGCGGCTGCGGCTCAGCCAGAGTGAGGGCATGCCGGACCAGCTCCGTTTTGTGGACCAGCGCATCTTCGGCGGGCTGTTCGTGACGGCCATGATCCCCACGGACGACGGCGGCCCCGGCGGCCTCGCTGAGTCGCCGCTGCCCCTCATTGCCGAAGAGGCAGCCCATATTGCCCGCGACCCCCTGGATCCGGCGTTTTCCTTCGACCTCTTTTACGCCCGCCTCCGGAAGCGCAGGACGGGTCTCAAACGGGCCCTCCTGGATCAGGGGCTGGTCTCCGGGATCGGCAATATCTACGCCGACGAGGCCCTCTGGCGCGCTTGCCTGCATTACGCCCGGCCCACCGACAAACTCCGACGTGCCGATGCCGAACGCGTTCTCGCCAGCGCCCGCGAGGTCATGCTGGATGCACTGGCGGCCGGCGGAACCAGCTTCGACTCCCTGTACGTGAACGTCAACGGAGCCTCCGGCTACTTCGACCGCTCCCTGAACGCCTACGGCAGGGAAGGTCAGCCCTGCCACCGCTGCGCCGCCGTCGGAATCACTTCCCTCATCCGGCGCGAACAGTTCATGAACCGCTCGTCCTACACCTGCCCCGTCTGCCAGCCGCGGCCGCGGAACGGCCGCTGGTAG
- the rsmD gene encoding 16S rRNA (guanine(966)-N(2))-methyltransferase RsmD: MSRIIAGAAGGTPLASVPGSLTRPTTDRVKEALFSRLDAFGIIAGSRVLDLYAGSGALGVESGSRGAETVDLVEFDAKATSVCQRNADLINGVLARKTVTVHRSKVESFLERTPGEVSWDLVFMDPPYPLDEAAVSAVLAKLADHLTPAALVVVERSSRSPEPGWPEGLERFAEKKYGETRLWFAEPAVPDAISPDVVIDGQAAGEA; encoded by the coding sequence ATGAGCCGCATCATTGCGGGTGCCGCTGGCGGGACGCCCTTGGCCAGCGTCCCCGGTTCCCTGACCCGGCCCACGACGGACCGTGTCAAGGAAGCGTTGTTCTCCCGACTTGATGCCTTCGGGATCATTGCCGGTTCCCGTGTCCTGGACCTCTACGCGGGGTCCGGAGCGCTGGGCGTGGAGAGCGGCAGCAGGGGCGCCGAAACCGTTGACCTCGTGGAATTCGACGCCAAGGCAACTTCCGTGTGCCAGCGCAACGCCGACCTCATCAATGGTGTGCTGGCACGCAAGACCGTGACGGTCCACCGCTCCAAAGTGGAATCCTTCCTGGAGCGCACCCCGGGGGAGGTCAGCTGGGACCTCGTCTTCATGGACCCGCCTTATCCTTTGGACGAGGCTGCAGTGTCCGCGGTGCTGGCCAAACTTGCAGACCATCTGACGCCCGCCGCGCTGGTGGTGGTGGAGAGATCCTCACGTTCCCCCGAACCAGGCTGGCCGGAAGGCCTGGAACGGTTTGCGGAAAAGAAGTACGGGGAGACCCGGCTCTGGTTCGCGGAGCCCGCAGTGCCGGACGCCATCAGTCCGGACGTTGTGATCGACGGGCAGGCGGCGGGCGAGGCCTGA